In Ktedonobacterales bacterium, a genomic segment contains:
- a CDS encoding alpha/beta hydrolase-fold protein — translation MLTFAQLKDHPELLTPDMRSPIFHPDGTMTILWEGDPGSEEPICVSEWWEQPQPLERLPSTNLWGGDFPAQDLPRTVCSWVDVGNEREPLSSPRHSRHVLGPDLPEPLTAEGESSTLAEDITLPAPGLDGEQRRVRIYLPPGYEAGQPYHTLYLTDGQMELDTEKRFPVVTDTLRYRNEAPPVILVVMDNGGPERQEEYIAGGSRNLATRRWVWETVMPYAGARYPAIGRWAVGGSNGASMALQLALGRPDLFSGGVFFSPWHRDGLEDVLRLADEWPGGGRFVISHGNFGLGERKNLPGAHALVEHLHARQAVVHFMERDGHGHTFYAWELAMPDLLRWLFADLR, via the coding sequence ATGTTGACCTTTGCCCAACTGAAGGACCATCCCGAACTGCTTACACCTGATATGCGCTCGCCAATCTTCCACCCCGACGGCACGATGACGATCCTCTGGGAAGGCGACCCTGGCTCAGAGGAACCCATATGCGTGAGCGAATGGTGGGAGCAGCCGCAGCCGCTGGAGCGGCTTCCCAGCACAAATCTTTGGGGCGGTGATTTCCCCGCGCAAGACCTGCCGCGAACAGTTTGCTCCTGGGTGGATGTCGGCAACGAGCGCGAACCTTTGTCATCCCCCCGGCACAGCAGACATGTGCTTGGCCCCGACCTGCCGGAGCCGTTGACAGCAGAGGGCGAATCATCAACGCTGGCAGAGGATATTACCCTGCCCGCCCCTGGCCTCGACGGAGAGCAGCGGCGGGTGCGTATCTATCTGCCGCCCGGCTACGAGGCAGGGCAGCCCTATCACACGCTCTATCTCACCGATGGGCAGATGGAGCTTGATACGGAAAAACGCTTTCCTGTTGTGACAGACACCTTGCGCTATAGAAACGAAGCGCCGCCTGTGATTCTGGTCGTCATGGATAACGGCGGCCCGGAGCGGCAAGAAGAATATATCGCGGGCGGCAGCCGCAACCTGGCGACACGCCGCTGGGTCTGGGAAACTGTCATGCCCTATGCCGGGGCGCGCTATCCGGCCATCGGGCGTTGGGCAGTGGGAGGCTCGAACGGCGCCTCGATGGCGCTGCAACTCGCGCTGGGCCGACCCGATCTTTTCAGCGGCGGCGTGTTCTTCTCTCCCTGGCATCGGGATGGCCTGGAAGATGTGCTGCGACTGGCCGACGAATGGCCGGGCGGCGGGCGCTTCGTCATCAGTCATGGCAATTTCGGCCTGGGGGAGCGCAAGAACCTGCCCGGCGCGCACGCCCTCGTCGAGCATCTGCACGCACGCCAGGCGGTGGTACACTTCATGGAGCGCGACGGACACGGCCATACCTTTTATGCCTGGGAGCTTGCTATGCCAGACTTGCTGCGCTGGCTCTTTGCCGATCTGCGCTGA
- a CDS encoding OsmC family peroxiredoxin — protein sequence MAAERRAEVIWQGNLTQGNGKLTVGSGAFGEQSITWASRIERPDGKTSPEELIAAAHAGCYAMALSHTLNQGGTPPEQLIVNAVCTLDQGKITTMKLDVQGSVPGLDAAAFKQAAQKAEQSCPVSNALRNNVQIQLNARLTQQPQATGSC from the coding sequence ATGGCAGCAGAACGACGGGCCGAAGTCATCTGGCAAGGAAATCTGACACAGGGCAATGGCAAGCTCACAGTAGGCAGCGGCGCGTTTGGCGAGCAGTCCATCACCTGGGCCTCGCGCATCGAGCGCCCCGATGGCAAAACCAGCCCCGAAGAATTGATCGCCGCCGCGCACGCCGGGTGCTACGCGATGGCGCTCTCCCACACTTTGAACCAGGGCGGCACGCCCCCGGAGCAGTTGATCGTCAACGCAGTCTGCACACTGGACCAGGGCAAGATCACCACCATGAAGCTCGATGTGCAGGGCAGCGTACCGGGCCTGGACGCAGCAGCCTTCAAGCAGGCCGCGCAGAAAGCCGAGCAAAGTTGTCCAGTCTCCAATGCCCTGCGCAATAATGTTCAGATTCAACTCAACGCCCGCCTGACACAGCAGCCGCAGGCAACGGGCAGCTGTTAA
- a CDS encoding inorganic diphosphatase has translation MAEQEYLRGSRQEGWVEATIEIPRGSRNKYEYDHQRGILRLDRVLYSSVHYPTDYGFLAGTLSGDGDPLDVLVVVDEPTFPGCHVRARPIGTLIMTDEKGIDEKILAVPLDDPRYSAIHDLSDLPAHWPREISAFFRTYKELQGVQTDVRDWFHAEEAWRIIEECQHRFEQQSISPQPKEG, from the coding sequence ATGGCTGAACAGGAATACCTGCGCGGAAGCCGCCAGGAGGGCTGGGTCGAAGCCACCATTGAGATTCCGCGTGGCAGCCGCAACAAATACGAGTACGACCACCAGCGCGGCATCCTCCGCCTGGATCGCGTGCTGTACTCCTCGGTCCATTACCCAACCGATTACGGCTTCCTCGCGGGTACTCTCTCCGGCGACGGCGACCCCTTAGACGTTCTTGTCGTCGTAGATGAACCGACCTTTCCTGGCTGCCACGTGCGCGCCCGACCCATCGGCACCCTCATTATGACCGATGAAAAAGGGATTGACGAAAAAATCCTCGCTGTGCCGCTGGACGATCCCCGCTATAGCGCCATCCACGACTTATCGGACCTGCCCGCGCACTGGCCGCGCGAAATCTCGGCCTTTTTCCGCACTTACAAAGAACTCCAGGGCGTGCAGACAGATGTACGCGATTGGTTCCACGCTGAAGAAGCCTGGCGCATCATCGAAGAGTGTCAGCATCGCTTCGAGCAACAGTCCATAAGTCCCCAGCCGAAAGAGGGATAG
- a CDS encoding RidA family protein, protein MSKKIINPASLPRPSGFSHGILTTSGRMLFLAGQAAINAEGQIVTPGDLVGQYEEALRHLQAVVEEAGGAMQDIVKINIFVKDRDDYLKHLKSLGAVHHSFFGKYYPATALFEVSRFFQDGILVEIEGIAMLGADK, encoded by the coding sequence ATGAGCAAGAAGATCATCAACCCAGCATCTTTGCCGCGCCCAAGCGGCTTCAGTCACGGCATCCTGACAACCAGCGGGCGCATGCTCTTCCTGGCTGGGCAGGCAGCCATCAATGCCGAGGGGCAGATTGTCACGCCGGGTGATCTGGTGGGGCAATATGAAGAAGCGCTGCGCCACCTGCAAGCGGTGGTCGAAGAAGCTGGCGGCGCGATGCAAGACATCGTGAAGATCAATATCTTCGTCAAGGACCGCGACGACTATCTGAAACACCTGAAATCCTTAGGCGCGGTTCATCACTCCTTCTTTGGCAAATACTATCCGGCTACCGCCCTCTTCGAGGTCTCGCGCTTCTTTCAGGACGGCATCCTGGTAGAGATCGAGGGCATCGCCATGCTGGGCGCTGACAAATAA
- a CDS encoding SDR family NAD(P)-dependent oxidoreductase, giving the protein MADNQQLVLAGRRAVVTGAGRGIGRCIALALARAGADVAVTARTQSELETLVADIQALGRHSLAVRCDVTDADQVRYMVETLLAGLGGLDILVNNAGNAGSHKFANHPDDLWQRMLAVNLTSVYYVTKAFVPTFINQRQGRIITVASIASRVGGGYIAAYTAAKHGVLGLTRALAVELMPHNITVNAICPGYVNTPMTDASIANIATRTGMSQAQARETLEKSSPQHRLMEPEEVAAIAVFLAQDIARGITGQAINLDGGGVMS; this is encoded by the coding sequence ATGGCAGATAATCAACAGTTAGTACTTGCCGGGCGGCGCGCCGTCGTGACAGGCGCGGGGCGAGGCATTGGCCGCTGCATCGCTCTGGCGCTCGCCCGGGCCGGGGCCGATGTCGCCGTCACAGCGCGCACCCAATCTGAACTTGAAACACTCGTCGCTGATATTCAGGCGCTGGGCCGCCACAGTCTGGCGGTTCGCTGCGATGTCACCGACGCCGATCAGGTCAGGTACATGGTGGAAACGCTGCTGGCTGGTCTGGGTGGCCTGGATATTCTGGTGAACAACGCAGGCAACGCGGGCAGCCACAAGTTTGCCAATCACCCCGACGACCTCTGGCAGCGCATGCTGGCAGTCAACCTGACCAGCGTCTACTACGTCACCAAAGCCTTTGTTCCGACGTTCATCAACCAGCGCCAGGGCCGTATCATCACCGTCGCCTCTATCGCTTCGCGGGTTGGCGGCGGCTATATCGCGGCGTATACTGCCGCCAAGCATGGCGTGCTGGGCCTGACTCGCGCCCTGGCCGTCGAACTCATGCCCCACAATATCACCGTCAACGCCATCTGTCCTGGCTATGTGAACACGCCCATGACCGACGCCAGCATTGCCAACATCGCCACTCGCACCGGCATGAGCCAGGCACAGGCGCGCGAAACGCTGGAAAAAAGCAGCCCGCAGCATCGCCTGATGGAGCCAGAAGAGGTAGCCGCCATCGCGGTGTTTCTCGCACAGGACATCGCCAGGGGCATCACCGGCCAGGCCATCAACCTGGATGGCGGCGGCGTCATGTCGTGA
- a CDS encoding enoyl-CoA hydratase family protein yields the protein MSYDFLYEISDGIATLTFNRPEVMNALTFEVYAQLRDLFAGLRADESVKVIVLTGAGDNFCSGGDVYEIIGELLKRDMKGHLEFTRMTGAVVQNMRLLDKPIIAALNGTTAGAGAVIALASDLRIASEKARFAFLFSKVGLTGADMGAGYLLPRVVGLGRASELLLLGDTIDAATAEHYGLVNRVVPHAELMGAAYAWARRLAQGPTLAISMTKRMLNHELSLDLASALEAEAQAQALMLMGDDHRRFYEAFKAKEKPTFTGR from the coding sequence ATGAGCTACGACTTTCTCTATGAAATCAGCGATGGCATCGCCACGCTCACGTTTAATCGCCCCGAAGTGATGAACGCTCTCACCTTCGAGGTCTATGCCCAGCTTCGTGACCTCTTTGCCGGGCTGCGCGCTGATGAATCCGTGAAGGTCATCGTGCTGACCGGCGCTGGCGATAATTTCTGCTCTGGCGGCGATGTCTATGAGATTATCGGCGAACTGCTCAAGCGCGATATGAAAGGCCACCTGGAGTTTACCCGCATGACCGGCGCGGTGGTCCAGAACATGCGCCTGCTGGATAAGCCTATCATTGCCGCCCTCAACGGGACCACCGCCGGAGCCGGAGCGGTCATCGCCCTGGCCTCCGACTTGCGTATCGCCTCGGAGAAAGCGCGCTTCGCTTTCTTATTTAGCAAGGTTGGGCTGACGGGCGCGGACATGGGCGCGGGCTATCTCTTGCCGCGCGTCGTCGGGCTGGGCCGCGCCTCCGAACTGCTCTTGCTGGGCGATACGATTGACGCCGCCACTGCCGAACACTACGGACTGGTCAATCGCGTCGTACCCCATGCCGAGCTGATGGGCGCCGCCTATGCCTGGGCCAGAAGGCTGGCGCAGGGTCCGACACTGGCAATCTCGATGACCAAGCGCATGCTGAACCATGAACTCAGCCTGGACCTGGCCTCGGCCCTCGAAGCCGAAGCGCAGGCCCAAGCGCTCATGCTGATGGGCGACGACCACCGCCGCTTCTATGAAGCGTTCAAGGCGAAGGAGAAGCCGACATTTACGGGGAGGTAG
- a CDS encoding CoA-transferase: protein MIDKRLSMQEAIAEHVRDGLSVAIEGFTAFICFAAGHEIIRQRRRDLTLIRMTPDLIYDQMIAAGVARKLVFSYLGNPGVGSLHAVSRAIEKGVPAPLEIEEYSHYGMVGRYTAGAARLPFFPLRSYIGSDMPGANERIRFVESPYGDGKIAVVPPLNPDVAIIHAQRADSQGNTQLWGLLGVQKEVAFAASKVIVVVEEIVDEAVIRADPNRTLIPGLIVSAVVCEPFGAYPSYVQGYYDRDNEFYLKWDAISRDQERVQAWLDEWVYAVKDRAEYLRKLGAEVLERLKPGPASASPVDYGVYR from the coding sequence GTGATTGATAAACGTTTATCCATGCAAGAGGCCATTGCTGAACACGTGCGCGATGGCTTGTCGGTGGCGATAGAGGGCTTTACGGCCTTCATCTGCTTTGCCGCCGGACACGAGATTATTCGCCAGCGTCGGCGTGATCTGACGCTGATTCGCATGACGCCTGACCTGATCTATGATCAGATGATCGCGGCGGGCGTGGCGCGCAAGCTGGTATTTAGCTACCTGGGCAATCCGGGCGTCGGCTCGCTGCACGCGGTCAGCCGGGCGATTGAGAAGGGCGTTCCCGCGCCGCTGGAGATCGAGGAGTATTCGCACTATGGTATGGTGGGACGCTATACGGCGGGCGCGGCGCGTTTGCCCTTCTTTCCGCTGCGCAGCTACATCGGCTCCGATATGCCCGGCGCGAATGAGCGGATCAGGTTTGTGGAAAGCCCCTATGGTGATGGCAAGATAGCGGTAGTGCCGCCGCTCAATCCTGACGTGGCGATCATCCACGCGCAGCGCGCCGATAGCCAGGGCAATACGCAGCTTTGGGGCTTGTTGGGCGTACAAAAAGAGGTGGCGTTTGCGGCCAGCAAGGTGATCGTGGTGGTGGAAGAGATCGTGGATGAGGCCGTTATCCGCGCCGACCCGAATCGCACTTTGATCCCCGGATTGATTGTGAGCGCGGTGGTCTGTGAGCCGTTTGGCGCGTATCCTTCGTATGTGCAGGGTTACTATGACCGCGATAACGAGTTTTATCTCAAGTGGGATGCCATCTCGCGCGATCAGGAGCGGGTGCAGGCATGGCTGGATGAGTGGGTGTATGCCGTCAAAGATCGGGCTGAATACCTGCGCAAGCTTGGGGCGGAAGTGCTGGAACGTCTGAAGCCTGGCCCGGCGTCTGCCAGCCCTGTTGATTATGGAGTGTACCGATGA
- a CDS encoding CTP synthase, translating to MKQSIRIGLIGDFSPHVKAHYAIPRAIELALSGLDCQAEASWLSTPLLEKADAEETLAGYDALWCVPGSPYESMDGALRGIQFARERHVPFLGTCGGFQHAIIEYARNALGLAEADHAESNPDAAMLLMAPLTCSLVEQGGAITFRPGSRIATIYNRLEAYEQYHCSYGLNPGYQSLLEQGGIEITGWDSDGEARVFELPEHPFFIGTLFQPERSALNDVAHPLIRAFLEAASAARAGSASTDKKQQPTGPRINKIRSQPRSA from the coding sequence ATGAAACAATCCATCCGTATCGGGCTGATTGGCGATTTCAGCCCACACGTCAAAGCGCATTACGCTATCCCGCGTGCGATAGAATTGGCCCTGTCCGGCCTGGACTGCCAGGCCGAAGCATCCTGGCTCTCCACGCCTCTCCTGGAAAAAGCGGATGCTGAAGAGACCCTCGCTGGCTATGATGCGCTCTGGTGCGTTCCTGGCAGCCCCTATGAGAGTATGGACGGGGCGCTGCGCGGCATCCAGTTTGCGCGGGAGCGCCACGTCCCTTTTTTGGGAACCTGCGGTGGTTTCCAGCACGCCATAATCGAATACGCCAGAAACGCGCTGGGGCTGGCTGAAGCAGACCACGCAGAGTCAAACCCGGATGCCGCCATGCTCTTGATGGCGCCGCTCACCTGCTCGCTCGTCGAACAAGGAGGCGCCATCACCTTCCGCCCAGGCTCGCGCATCGCCACCATCTATAACCGGCTTGAAGCCTACGAGCAGTATCATTGCAGCTATGGCCTCAATCCCGGCTATCAATCGCTGCTGGAGCAGGGCGGCATAGAGATTACCGGCTGGGACAGTGACGGTGAGGCGCGGGTCTTCGAGCTTCCAGAGCATCCCTTCTTTATAGGGACACTCTTCCAACCAGAACGCTCCGCCTTGAACGACGTTGCCCACCCGCTCATCAGAGCCTTCCTGGAAGCGGCCAGCGCCGCCCGCGCCGGTTCCGCTTCAACCGATAAAAAGCAGCAGCCGACAGGGCCGCGCATCAACAAAATACGCTCTCAACCTCGATCAGCCTGA
- a CDS encoding CoA-transferase, with protein sequence MTEPSAQNEMGYTPREMMIIAAARALAGTRTVFVGVGLPNIACNLARRSVAPDLELIYESGVYGAQPARQPLSIGDPALISGAASVVPMADLFGLYLQRGLVEVALLGGAQIDRYGNLNTSVIGSYAAPKVRLPGSGGACEIAINAQRVFIIMPLKRRSFVDHLDFVTSPGHLSGGVARQELGMSGAGPQLVITDKALFDFSNPEREMQLVSLYPGVTLDEARAEMGWEVRRAEPLAESQSPTDEELRLLRG encoded by the coding sequence ATGACAGAGCCGAGCGCACAGAATGAGATGGGCTATACGCCCAGAGAGATGATGATTATTGCGGCGGCGCGGGCGCTGGCCGGGACGCGCACCGTTTTTGTCGGCGTGGGTTTGCCGAATATCGCCTGCAATCTGGCGCGGCGCAGCGTCGCGCCTGACCTGGAACTGATCTATGAGTCGGGGGTGTATGGCGCGCAGCCAGCGCGGCAGCCACTCTCGATTGGCGACCCGGCATTGATCAGCGGGGCAGCTTCGGTGGTACCGATGGCTGATTTGTTTGGGCTGTATCTGCAACGTGGACTGGTGGAGGTGGCGCTGCTGGGGGGCGCACAAATTGATCGCTATGGCAACCTGAATACCAGCGTGATTGGCAGCTATGCCGCGCCAAAGGTGCGCCTGCCGGGGAGCGGCGGCGCGTGCGAGATTGCAATTAACGCGCAGCGGGTCTTTATCATTATGCCGCTCAAGCGGCGCAGCTTCGTGGATCACCTGGATTTTGTAACCAGTCCCGGCCATCTGAGCGGAGGTGTCGCCCGGCAGGAACTGGGTATGTCTGGCGCGGGGCCGCAGTTGGTCATTACCGACAAGGCGCTGTTTGATTTTAGCAACCCTGAGCGCGAGATGCAGCTTGTCTCGCTGTATCCTGGGGTGACGCTGGATGAGGCGCGCGCAGAGATGGGCTGGGAGGTTCGACGAGCCGAGCCGCTCGCCGAAAGCCAGTCGCCAACCGATGAGGAACTGCGGCTGCTCAGAGGGTGA
- a CDS encoding phenylacetate--CoA ligase family protein yields MAYSEFWNPKNETLPRDQLQALQLLKLRRLCEWAYANTAFHKRRFDAAGFKPEQLQTLDDIRRIPFMTREAWMEGQLAHPMFGDLLATDQANAIRYHLTSGTTGRTPIRVLDSMKDWDWIAEMWCYGLWGFGVRPEDTVYFAFGYGSFIGFWGAHYCCEKIGALVIPGGAQTTEARVKQIVEMGATVVCSTPTYALTLWQKARELGIDLAKESKVNKIILSGEPAGSIPAVKRQLEDAWGAKCGDTAGMTELGTIMIFECSHQPGGTHIIEDHFIEEVIHPDTEGPADYGELGERVVTSFGRGFIPVIRYRTKDMVLKVPASACDCARTWDMYEGGIRGRWDDMKLIRGTNVYPRAVEAIIREYAAIDEFQIYVWHNDLQDEITIKLDIKPGFEAEWADLQIGLAKDLSQAHEGLRFNIERIEYGTLPRFELKAKRLVDARPVAKY; encoded by the coding sequence ATGGCTTATTCCGAGTTCTGGAACCCCAAGAACGAAACCTTACCCCGCGACCAGTTGCAGGCGCTGCAACTCCTGAAGCTGCGCCGCTTGTGCGAGTGGGCCTATGCCAACACCGCGTTCCACAAGCGCCGTTTTGATGCCGCCGGTTTCAAGCCGGAGCAGCTTCAGACGCTCGATGACATCAGGCGTATCCCCTTCATGACCCGCGAAGCGTGGATGGAAGGGCAGTTAGCCCATCCCATGTTCGGCGACCTGCTCGCAACCGATCAGGCCAACGCCATCCGCTATCACCTGACTTCCGGCACCACCGGGCGCACGCCCATCCGCGTATTGGACAGCATGAAGGATTGGGACTGGATCGCCGAAATGTGGTGCTATGGTCTGTGGGGCTTCGGCGTCCGCCCGGAGGATACCGTCTATTTCGCCTTTGGCTACGGCTCCTTCATTGGCTTCTGGGGCGCGCATTACTGCTGCGAAAAGATCGGCGCGCTCGTCATCCCAGGTGGAGCGCAAACGACCGAGGCCCGCGTCAAGCAGATCGTCGAGATGGGCGCAACCGTCGTCTGCTCCACGCCCACTTATGCTCTGACCCTCTGGCAAAAGGCCAGGGAGCTAGGCATTGACCTGGCGAAAGAGAGCAAAGTCAACAAAATCATCCTCTCTGGCGAGCCAGCGGGGTCTATTCCAGCCGTCAAGCGCCAGCTCGAAGACGCCTGGGGCGCGAAGTGCGGCGATACCGCAGGCATGACCGAGCTTGGCACCATCATGATCTTCGAATGTTCGCATCAGCCAGGCGGAACGCATATCATCGAAGATCACTTTATCGAAGAGGTGATCCATCCCGACACCGAAGGGCCAGCAGACTATGGCGAACTTGGCGAGCGCGTCGTCACTTCGTTTGGCCGGGGCTTCATTCCGGTCATACGCTATCGCACCAAAGATATGGTCCTGAAAGTCCCCGCCAGCGCGTGCGACTGTGCGCGCACCTGGGACATGTACGAGGGTGGCATTCGTGGCCGCTGGGACGACATGAAGCTCATTAGGGGTACGAACGTCTACCCTCGCGCTGTCGAGGCAATCATCCGCGAGTACGCCGCCATTGACGAGTTCCAGATTTACGTCTGGCACAATGACCTTCAGGACGAAATCACCATCAAGCTCGACATCAAGCCCGGCTTTGAGGCCGAATGGGCCGATCTTCAGATTGGGCTAGCCAAAGACTTGTCCCAGGCGCATGAGGGGCTGCGCTTCAATATCGAGCGCATCGAGTATGGCACGCTGCCGCGCTTCGAGTTGAAAGCAAAGCGCCTGGTTGATGCCCGGCCCGTCGCCAAATATTAA
- a CDS encoding aminotransferase class I/II-fold pyridoxal phosphate-dependent enzyme: MTTPLSHPIIARQEDQRQEDTRQIGAPLCLAPQAGGRAASPTLAINEAIAARRATGRRVIHLGFGEASFPLHPTLRAALAEHATSTSYAPVLGIPALRQAIARYLSRTRGIAVPAERIAVGPGSKPLLYTLMQVLAGDLLLPAPSWVSYAPHAHLAGRQVIRVETAESDHHALTPQALSAALERARQEGADPRILLVNSPSNPTGAMFARADAEAVALWARERGMTIISDEIYAELAHGWRAHVSPATFYPEGTIVTGGLSKAFSAGGWRLGYAALPETEAGGQALAALRALASEIWSSATTPVQEAAVVAFSPNAELETYVRRSAALHGHITGRLYQTLNALGILCARPAGGFYLYPDFAPWRAALAARGVTTSEGLARLLLDEWDIATLPGEAFGEQPEALRLRAATSLLCVPEEGTPAERKAALWDMLARADGLPADDPAAGEPLPLPALERAQAGLAAFVTSLGEPERGVGARNAHL; encoded by the coding sequence ATGACGACGCCTCTTTCTCATCCTATAATAGCGCGGCAAGAAGACCAGCGCCAGGAAGATACTCGCCAGATTGGCGCGCCGCTGTGTTTAGCGCCGCAGGCAGGAGGGCGCGCTGCCTCGCCGACGCTGGCGATCAATGAGGCGATTGCGGCGCGGCGGGCCACCGGGCGCAGGGTTATTCACCTGGGCTTTGGCGAGGCGTCGTTCCCGCTGCATCCCACTCTGCGGGCGGCGCTTGCCGAGCACGCGACCAGCACCAGCTATGCGCCTGTGCTGGGGATACCGGCGCTGCGCCAGGCTATTGCGCGCTATCTTTCGCGCACGCGGGGCATCGCTGTGCCTGCTGAGCGGATTGCAGTTGGGCCTGGAAGCAAGCCGCTGCTCTATACGCTGATGCAGGTACTTGCGGGCGATTTGCTGCTGCCCGCGCCGTCGTGGGTAAGCTACGCGCCGCATGCCCACCTGGCGGGCCGCCAGGTGATTAGGGTTGAAACCGCTGAGAGCGATCATCACGCTCTGACGCCGCAGGCGCTTTCGGCTGCTCTGGAGCGCGCCCGGCAGGAGGGGGCCGATCCGCGCATTTTGCTGGTGAACAGCCCCAGCAACCCGACAGGCGCGATGTTTGCGCGCGCCGATGCGGAGGCGGTGGCGCTCTGGGCGCGCGAGCGCGGCATGACGATTATCAGCGATGAGATTTACGCGGAACTGGCGCATGGCTGGCGGGCGCACGTCTCGCCTGCCACTTTCTATCCAGAGGGTACGATTGTAACGGGCGGGCTGTCGAAAGCGTTTTCGGCTGGCGGCTGGCGGCTGGGCTACGCGGCGCTGCCAGAGACGGAGGCGGGCGGCCAGGCGCTGGCGGCGCTGCGGGCGCTTGCCAGCGAAATCTGGTCGTCGGCCACGACGCCGGTTCAGGAAGCCGCCGTTGTTGCCTTCAGCCCGAATGCTGAGCTAGAAACCTATGTGCGCCGTTCGGCGGCGCTGCACGGCCATATCACCGGCAGGCTGTATCAGACGCTGAACGCTCTCGGCATATTGTGCGCTCGCCCGGCAGGAGGGTTCTATCTCTATCCCGATTTCGCTCCCTGGCGCGCGGCGCTGGCGGCGCGGGGTGTGACGACCAGCGAAGGGCTGGCGCGGCTGCTGCTGGATGAGTGGGATATTGCGACGCTGCCTGGCGAGGCGTTTGGTGAGCAGCCGGAGGCGCTGCGCCTGCGCGCGGCGACGAGCCTGCTCTGTGTGCCAGAGGAGGGTACGCCAGCAGAGCGCAAGGCCGCGCTGTGGGATATGCTGGCGCGGGCTGATGGCCTTCCGGCGGATGACCCAGCCGCTGGCGAGCCGCTGCCTCTGCCAGCGTTGGAGCGGGCGCAGGCCGGGCTGGCCGCGTTCGTTACTTCGTTGGGTGAGCCGGAACGCGGCGTTGGAGCGCGAAACGCGCACTTGTAG
- a CDS encoding acyl-CoA dehydrogenase family protein, translating to MNFHLTPEQQRVQAAARQFAEQEVAPLAREADETGIFPLHLVRRMGELGFLGGLIEPEYGGAGARATNRSESAGTRFPQAPVAAGAGMDYVSYALLCEELGRADSSVRGFLTVHTSLVSLCIRDWGTEEQKRRYLPHLATGDMIGCYALTEPNAGSDVASMEATAQEDGDEYILNGEKIWITNGPSAHLAIVFASRDRAAKHRGVCAFLVETSTPGFHRQPMPGKELGHRASEHAHIKLENCRVPSSALLGAPGEGFKVAMSALDRGRLGVAAGAVGVAQACLDACIAFTTQRRQFGQRLADFEMIQADLADMAADLEAARLLVYRAAWTKDQGLPATKATSIAKLFATESAMRAASQAVLIHGNRGYSNEYPVERYYRDIKGMQIYEGASHIQRIIIARELVGREK from the coding sequence ATGAACTTTCATCTGACACCTGAACAGCAGCGCGTTCAGGCAGCGGCGCGTCAGTTCGCAGAGCAAGAGGTCGCGCCGCTCGCCCGCGAGGCAGACGAAACGGGCATCTTCCCGCTTCATCTCGTCCGGCGCATGGGCGAACTCGGCTTCCTGGGCGGGCTGATTGAGCCGGAATATGGCGGCGCGGGCGCGCGAGCGACCAACAGGAGCGAGAGTGCGGGAACTAGGTTCCCGCAAGCACCCGTCGCCGCAGGCGCGGGCATGGACTATGTGAGCTACGCCCTGCTCTGCGAAGAGTTGGGACGAGCCGACTCGTCTGTGCGCGGTTTCCTGACCGTCCACACCAGCCTGGTCTCGCTCTGCATCCGCGATTGGGGGACAGAGGAACAGAAGCGTCGCTATCTGCCCCACCTGGCGACGGGCGACATGATCGGCTGCTATGCCCTGACCGAGCCGAACGCTGGCTCCGATGTCGCCAGCATGGAAGCCACTGCCCAGGAGGACGGCGACGAGTATATCTTGAACGGCGAAAAAATCTGGATTACCAACGGCCCCAGCGCCCATCTCGCCATCGTCTTCGCCAGCCGGGACCGCGCAGCAAAGCATCGCGGCGTCTGCGCCTTTCTGGTCGAAACCAGCACGCCCGGCTTCCATCGCCAACCCATGCCCGGCAAAGAGCTAGGGCATCGAGCCTCGGAACACGCTCATATCAAGCTGGAAAACTGCCGCGTACCCAGCAGCGCCCTGCTCGGCGCACCCGGCGAAGGCTTCAAGGTCGCTATGTCTGCCCTGGATCGTGGCCGCCTGGGCGTGGCTGCTGGCGCTGTCGGTGTGGCGCAAGCTTGCCTGGATGCCTGCATCGCCTTCACGACGCAGCGCCGCCAGTTCGGCCAGCGCCTTGCCGATTTCGAGATGATTCAGGCCGACCTGGCCGATATGGCCGCCGACCTTGAAGCGGCGCGGCTGCTGGTTTACCGCGCCGCCTGGACCAAAGACCAGGGCTTGCCCGCCACCAAAGCCACTTCTATCGCCAAGCTCTTCGCCACTGAATCCGCCATGCGCGCCGCCTCGCAGGCCGTGTTGATTCATGGCAATCGCGGCTATTCCAACGAGTATCCCGTCGAGCGTTATTACCGCGACATCAAAGGCATGCAAATCTACGAGGGCGCCAGCCACATCCAGCGCATCATCATCGCAAGGGAGTTGGTAGGGCGGGAGAAATAA